GAAATGAAACCTAGGAACCTTCGATTGCAattcgagaacgaagccaaccaTACTGCGAGACTCGAAGGACACAAAGCCTATCGATACATAGTATTCAACAGGTCTAAACACATTCTGAACATACTGACAAACCAAGAATCACTTGATCAGAATACCACAAGAGAAGCTTGTAAACATCTTACACAACAGTCAAGGAAGAACTGAGCATCGCCCAGGAAGCATCACGAGGCAAAGGATCTCAAACACTCCACTCAAGACGCCGAAGATAATGATTACAAACTAGAGAATAGGTCACAAGTACCAGGAAGTGGACCGCAGTATGCAGCTccggagaccccccccccccctctacatggGTATATTTGGATACCATCTCATGTTGGGAACACACAACCTGTTAGGCTCATAAGCACCTTCCCCAGGATGTACCCCACAAGAGTTAATAACTTGTTGGTACGTGTCCAAACATCTCTCTTGcattgaacccgggacctttaGATTGTTAACCATCTACGCTAAAGAATTGTTTAGATGGGTTTGGGCAATTCCACCATATTTGTAAGGAATAAGACATAGAATACCGAGGCATTTCCAGAAGCGTTAGCTACAAGACATCGAATAtcattcttcaggtatatcttgacTTGTTAGGTTCCTTTTAGcttatgtagttcagttttggccgcatactatagaatggacaaATTCACTTCAACACGCACAGAGAAGGATGCCCTAGTCAGTGCCAGGACTTAGAAACCTATGGTCTTGGCGGCCAATCTCTTATCTCGCTCACGCTCTGTGCTACACTGGTGCTCTCATCTCCAGGCCTCTCACACCTCCCCGTGGCctccacccaccttcaccactgtaacaacAGAACAATACACAGCAGAACACTATAATAACTGTACACAAGGAGAATTGACACATCATACAGATGCAAACAATGGCCAGGTCACGTCACGTACATAGGAGAAAAGGATGCTGTCAGTTATGGTGTGGCCATGCTAATCCGCTGGCGATTATTAACCTACATCAAAGGATGCTGAAGGACCTCACACGCCCCAACAGTTGTACATAAAGATAAAGCATAGTTTATCGACTGAGTTGATAAAACATAGTCAATACATTTTTATTCACAGTAAGAGCTAGCTAGCTCGCGATCTTCCTCTTCAAGTTGGTTACATAAAATCTAGGTTCACCTAGAGAATGTTATATTGGTAACTTCACCCGACTCGTCAGAGCACTACGTCCTTCTTGGCGTGGGCAGCAGCACGCGACAAGCATCCTCGTCTCATCACATCACCATACTGTCCTAACATTTCTAACATACACCTGTTAGCTGTAACTAAACTATTCAATAAACATAAAACAAAAACCTTACTCCCTGAATATTGTCGCCCAAAATTTCCCATGTTACAAGTGGATTCTGGCAGTCAAAGATCTTTGCCCGTTCTCCAGGTTAGCCATTATCCAGCTTTGACTAGGGctattagtgtgcaacaatatttcaCCCTAGAGAATATTAGTGTCTTAAAAAAAGCATCATCTGGGATTTCTTGTTTGGAAGGTTTTTGTTATCCCAACCTGCAGCTGTTATTGTATTGTGTTCTGTAATAGCAAGGTCTTCATATATTACTCTAAATTAACTCCATTTCAGCTTGTTAACTGTTAGATTGGTCACGTGAAGGTGACAGGGCCGCCGCCGGCACAGAGGCGGGAGTCAAGAGCGGGTCATCATTACTTAAGTAAAGGCCAAACTTTATGACCCCAAGGAAGACAACCAATAGAGGTTAATGCTGGCAATAACCTTGCTTTAGTTAGTGGTGCCATtgtcccccttctccccctccccccccccccctcctccctctgctGGTGAgtcaccttccccccctcccccttcctggagagcagccccccccccatcctggtgGGGACCCCCTACCCATCCTGGAGCGACAGCCGGTTAAATATCGACCACCTTGCTCCTCCCCCATGTCTTCCGTCTGACCCAGCCTCTCCCATcacgaccccccctcccccacagcgcctccccccctccccccaacacatcctcccttctctcccacttcctcttctccttcctctcctACCCATCACTTAAGGAAGACATAATTACCACACATGAAATTAATAATTCATTTTATCGGGGACAGACAccctgagtatatatatatatactcaaacaTATAACATACAACAAACTATGTGGTatattaaggtctcacaccctcacccattatgctcTTGATTGTCCATtgataaatgtatatataaacatTGAGATAAGGATTGTTCTTGAACAaatatagcctggatgtgtcacaacggaaaggttgatgatattctggagagatataagatTTTTGCAACAAGATTGTGACCttttgttgaattgtctgaatgtctattgcaATGTGTCTGTGTATCTAGTCTTACAAgtgtttgtgtgtacgtctggtaacaTACTACATGTATAAAGGAAGATATGTATATGTCTATCACTCATAATGTTGGGTAATATGCTTATTGTttatgatgtgtgtctatatatatatatatatatatatatatatatatatatatatatatatatatatatatatatatatatatatatatatatatatatatatgaacacgttgtactgatcgGGGTGAGAGTAGCTTGAGCTACTgcatccctttatgtgtatttatacctcaataaacttatttcaatttcaactcccggttacctatttactgcctggTGAACAGGtatatcaggtgaaaggaaacgtggtcAATGATGTCTGTCCCGCCCGTGATTCGAAGCCGGGATTCCCGACTTAGTTGataacgaagccaactgtactacggAGACCCTTAGGGATACTGACATCACAGACAAGGGCAGACTCGCACAAGGCggcacaggtggaagccgagtacccggAATGAGCCACTGACAAAGTAATTGTCAGTattagtagttaacaaatggaatacatcgTGATTAAGCTTGATATGTAGTACATATGACAAGAGCTTAATTGGCTCAGGAATCAGTATATCAGTTGAGTGGTAgtcgagaggcggaaccaaagagccggagctcaacccccacaaccatAACTACGGCGAGTACACACACTTGAAAAGTGAAAGACACACAACTGTGCTAAATAGTGTAACAGATGGAGGAGGTGCAGCAGCTGAGGAGACGCTCTTTGATGGGGAGAAGCAAAGGCGCGAAGGAAGGGGGGGTGAAAATGGAGATGGGGGGAGGTGGCTTGGCGTTTAGTACCTTTACAAACACATTATTACCTGTGGGCGATTTCGATAATTTTCCTGCTACCTGAGCCTAGCCTCATAAGCAGCCttcacgggtggggagggggggggggggtacctggtggatggggttctgggagtacttctactccccatgcccggcctacttgtgagagtttggtccaccaggctgttgcttggagcggcccgcaggcccacatacccaccacagcccggttggtccggcactccttgaaggaaactatCTCTTCACatatttctttttcttcttcacatATTGTGTGGAAACTTCTCTACACATATTGTCGAACTACTAAAGTTCCTCAGGtttcaacccacaacagttgcataGCTTCTGGATACTTATTTACTACTAGACCAAGAGATGCtttagatgaaaggaaatgtgGGCAACAATTGTTGTCTCACCTGGGGATGGAAccctatatcccccccccccctccctctccccctttgtGGCTGAGGACCGTAGAGGGAGACTTACCGCGGGTGCTGCCACGCCAACACCCGCGGGTACTGCGCGCCAACACCCGCGGGTGCTGCCGCGCCAACACCCGCGGGTACTGCGCGCCAACACCCGCGGGTAAACATCATTCACATTTGCACACTGACATGGAACAAACATTACACACCGCTAACACAAAATTTTTCAAATGTCGTGgctacaaaattaaaaaaaagttaCAAATAATGACTGTATAGACTAAGTTACAAATATGGGATTACATACTTCTTGCTAGCAATGATTATCCTAATTAATTTTACCAAGCAAATATGATATTTTTCGTGTGTTTCTACTTAGTAAGCAAGTTTCTCGTTATAATTTCTTCGTTGTTTTCTGACTTACATCTCGACTATATCACCAAACTCTACTACCAAGACTGGTTGTTGATATCAACCGGGTGGTGGTTGATACCTCATGATGTCCGTGTCTGCCACACTGTGAAGACAACACACTGTCTGCCACACTGTGAAGACAACACACTGTCTGCCACACTGCTCTGTTTCCTTCTTTAATACTCTCATATTTTGCCAGGAAGTTCTTATCTGTAGTTTTCATCAGGTTTGTTCTCCATGACTATTTTGCCATAGGGGGTTCCTTGATTCCGGCTCACTTTTATACAGGTGACCTCCATCTTATGAgagggagatggtgatggtgaagggagcCTTCCTCCAACCCTGGTGTTGGAggaaggctggtggtggagggaggaccCACCTGCTGAAGGGGGAGACGGTAGAGGGAGGACCCACCTGCTGAAGGGGGAGATGGTGAAGGGAGGACCCACCTGTTGGAGGGGAAGATGGTGGAGGGAGGACCCACCTGCTGAAGGGGGAGATGGTGAAGGGAGGACCCACCTGCTGAAGGGGGAGACGGTAGAGGGAGGACCCACCTGCTGAAGGGGGAGATGGTGAAGGGAGGACCCACCTGTTGGAGGGGAAGATGGTGGAGGGAGGACCCACCTGCTGAAGGGGGAGATGGTGAAGGGAGGACCCACCTGCTGAAGGGGGAGACGGTAGAGGGAGGACCCACCTGCTGAAGGGGGAGATGGTGAAGGGAGGACCCACCTGTTGGAGGGGAAGATGGTGGAGGGAGGACCCACCTGCTGAAGGGGGAGATGGTGAAGGGAGGACCCACCTGCTGaaggggaagatggtgaagggaggACCCACCTGCTGaaggggaagatggtgaagggaggACCCACCTGCTGaaggggaagatggtgaagggaggACCCACCTGCTGAAGGGGGAGATGGTGAAGGGAGGACCCACCTGCTGAAGGGGGAGATGGTGGAGGGAGGACCCACCTGCTGAAGGGGGAGATGGTGAAGGGAGGACCCACCTGCTGAAGGGGAAGATGGTGGCGGGAGGACCCACCTGTTGGAGGGGTGGTGAAGAAGGCGGCGACGCAGAAGAGTAATAACGAGGAGAGCATTGCCCAGGATGGCGAGGATTGTGATGACCAGCAGGGCGGCAGCCTCGCCCCCGACGCCCGACACCATCACCGCGCCTCCAACATCCCAACCCTAAACCTGCAACAGTAAAGTCACCCACCAATAAGGTACAAAATACATTACATCTGGTTTATAATATTTACCACTCAAATCTACACTACacatttacaataataataatgcaacttCATCAACATATTTGACTTATTGGcgaatttagattttttttttactggcGGCTTtggaatttttttattggagggatTTATAATTTTTGTTGGCGGATATGGATTTTATTCGTTGGTGGATGTGGACTTTTCTGTTGGGCGTTTGCTACTCTTCCGTTGGACGTTTGCCACCTTTTTGATGAGGGCGTtcggattttttttttagttttaaattacgaatttttaaaacaaaaatatgcaaattggtGAAAACGACGATAGGTCATAGTTTGGCGAAATtgacctacagttttcaaaatatgttatCTATCGTAAATATGAAacttgagcgttattttttagcgGAATTCAGGGTGATAaaaggccaaaaactgtcgtactaaaaaaatggaagcggctggcgaaagtgacgtactgtcccgttttctgttttgggtcctctggcaggttaggagaagTCACTTTAAAACTTGCCcggtttcttgacgttggtaaaccttaggaggacgagctGTTCTATCAGCCACTTGCGCCATACGCCTTTTAAGAGCCTTGAACCATAATCATACACCGATGACCTTGTCCCTGCTGTGTACTTGTATTACTGTGTATAGTGTGCTTTGTATATTtttagtgagagagtgagagtgagagtgagagtgagagagagagagagagagagagagagagagagagagagagagagagagagagagagagagagagagagagagagagagagaggggaggggaggggaaggtatCGTGTGTGGGCGTTCTAGTTACGTGAAAAAACCGCGTGACGCTGGGGATCCCACTTTTCATAAATTATCAGCTATACCCACCTTGTGgcctctgcccccccccacacccccagcccCCGCGCCCTCCCTGTGAGGGGCCAATAGAGGCACCATCACCATGGAGGCCAACAGAGGCACCAACAACGTGGGTGAAAGAGGTGCACCATTAACATGGGGGACCATCAGAGGCGCCATCACCGTGGGAGCAACACGGGGGCGCCAGCAACACGGGGGCGCCAGCAACACGGGGGCGCCAGCAACACGGGGGCGCCAGCAACACGGGGGCGCCAGCAACACTGCCAAGACAAAGGCAGTTGACAAAATCTCCGGACAAAAATCTCTTAATGGGACACGGCTCGAGGCGACCAACTTGGACAAGACATTCTTGGCCACCTCAACTGGTTCACTTGCCAGACACGTGGTGGACACATGCGGTCACCTGTGTCACTGCCAGACACGTGGTGGACACATGCGGTCACCTGTGTCACTGCCAGACACGTGGTGGACACATGCGGTCACCTGTGTCACTGCCAGACCTCGACAACAGGTGTGGATAAGGAGAGGGAGGGTCAGGACGATCACTGCAGCCTCCCCCACCTCCAGGAGGGGGTCGGGGCGTCACCTACAGCCTCCCCCACCTCCAGGAGGGGGTCGGGGCGTCACCTACAGCCTCCCCCACCTCCAGGAGGGGGTCGGGGCGTCACCTACAGCCTCCCCCACCTCCAGGAGGGGGTCGGGGCGTCACCTACAACCTCCCCCACCTCCAGGAGGGGGTCGGGGCGTCACCTACAACCTCCCCCACCTCCAGGAGGGGGTCGGGGCGTCACCTACAACCTCCCCCACCTCCAGGAGGGGGTCGGGGCGTCACCCTACAAGCCTCCCCCACCTCCAGGAGGGGGTCGGGGCGTCACCTACAACCTCCCCCACCTCCAGGAGGGGGTCGGGGCGTCACCTACAACCTCCCCCACCTCCAGGAGGGGGTCGGGGCGTCACCTACAACCTCCCCCACCTCCAGGAGGGGGTCGGGGCGTCACCTACAACCTCCCCCACCTCCAGGAGGGGGTCGGGGCGTCGCCCACAGCCTCCCCCACCTCCAGGAGGGGGTCGGGGCGTCACCTACAACCTCCCCCACCTCCAGGAGGGGGTCGGGGCGTCACCTACAACCTCCCCCACCTCCAGGAGGGGGTCGGGGCGTCACCTACAACCTCCCCCACCTCCAGGAGGGGGTCGGGGCGTCACCTACAACCTCCCCCACCTCCAGGAGGGGGTCGGGGCGTCGCCTACAgcctcctccacctccaggaGGGGGTCAGGGCGTCACCTACAACCTCCCCCACCTCCAGGAGGGGGTCGGGGCGTCGCCTACAgcctcctccacctccaggaGGGGGTCGGGGCGTCACCTACAACCTCCCCCACCTCCAGGAGGGGGTCGGGGCGTCACCTACAACCTCCCCCACCTCCAGGAGGGGGTCGGGGCGTCACCTACAGCCTCCCCCACCTCCAGGAGGGGGTCGGGGCGTCACCTACAACCTCCCCCACCTCCAGGAGGGGGTCGGGGCGTCACCTACAACCTCCCCCACCTCCAGGAGGGGGTCGGGGCGTCACCTACAACCTCCCCCACCTCCAGGAGGGGGTCGGGGCGTCACCTACAACCTCCCCCACCTCCAGGAGGGGGTCGGGGCGTCACCTACAACCTCCCCCACCTCCAGGAGGGGGTCGGGCGTCACCTACAGCCTCCCCCACCTCCAGGAGGGGGTCGGGGCGTCACCTACAACCTCCCCCACCTCCAGGAGGGGGTCGGGGCGTCACCTACAGCCTCCCCCACCTCCAGGAGGGGGTCGGGGCGTCACCTACAACCTCCCCCACCTCCAGGAGGGGGTCGGGGCGTCACCTACAACCTCCCCCACCTCCAGGAGGGGGTCGGGGCGTCACCCACAGCCTCCCCCACCTCCAGGAGGGGGTCGGGGCGTCACCTACAACCTCCCCCACCTCCAGGAGGGGGTCGGGGTGTCACCCACAGCCTCCCCCACCTCCAGGAGGGGGTCGGGGCGTCACCCACAGCCTCCCCCACCTCCAGGAGGGGGTCAGGGCGTCGCCTGCAGCCTGCCTCTCGTGTTAGCAAGACACTTCCTGGTGACCAGCTTGACCTTTGACCTGCCTGACAACACAGTGCCCTCATCAGCGCCACTTCACCCCACTTGGTCGCTGATGTGATCCCGTCCCAACACTTGTCAGCAGTATCACCTCTTCACAGTGTTTATTTCTCACAGTTAGACAATTGGAAATGTTGCTTCATATACGGACCTCATTCTAATGTTTtttggcttgggggggggggggtagggaagatggagagATAAAGAGGTAGAGACGGAGACATGTGCAATATAGTGAGTTATGAGAGAagacggactgtccgccttgctggcacgatgtgtactcacctaggtacTCACcttggtgtgcttgcgggggttgagctctggctctttggtcccgcctctcaaccgtcaatcaacaggtgtacaggtgtgtgagtgaTAAGCTAAGCTTGCTTTCtcctgtcagggagctgtgagtgcctGTAAGGTTGTCCACATGTGTCGCAACACATGTGCATGTGTTCAGTGGACAatacttcaaccccccccccctttcctttccctcctccctctcaagCGTACCAGGTCGAGGGAGGgatggggagtgagggggggggagtggggttaGGGATGAAGTGGAGAttgggagggagggggtagagaggagggagaagatGTAGGGGAGGGGCGGGGAAggaggaggcgggggggggggaaggtgaggtAAGGGGGAGGGTAATATTTCCAGCGTCACCTTAACAGTATGCAGCGTAAAATTACAATCAAGGTTATCAAGGAAAACAATGACAGTATTTGTCGTGGAACTTTCCTTACCTATGTCTTGTGGAGGCCTAGCTGCCCGcgcgcaccaccacacacacacacacacacacacacacacacacacacacacacacacacacacacacacacacacacacacggtgtcaaatgtagatatgaaagccCCACTAGGCTCGGAAACTTGTACACCACttagatagttgagaggcgggagcaaagagccggAGCTGAACCCCCGGCAAGCACACCTAGGAGAAGACAATCAGGTGAGTACACTAGTACACCTGAATCATGGTACAAGTGATGCATAAAGGTCAACAGCCACCCTACAAAATAGGTCAAcctcctctaccacacacacctgacacgtgatgctccacacacctgatacacacacacacacacctttgttgtcgtccgtcgggctcacacacacacacacacacacacacacacacacacacacacacacacacacacacacacacacacaaaggcgcggTTAAGGCTTTTGGAAGTGGGTGGTTAAGGCTGTTGGGGGCGTGGTTAAGGGTGTTGGGGGCGTGGTTAAGGCTGTTGGGGGCGTGGTTAAGGGctgctgagggggggggagggaaggatatGATTGACAGAGGTGacagaggtcccccccccctccagcgggCCTGTCTTACAGAGAGCAGTTACAATATATTCCACACACATGTTCTTCACACACCTGTGCCAATACCACACAAAGCCACACGTTAATTACTCAAGCAAGCTATACAATGTGTGGATGACATACTCATCACCAGACGACCCACTTTCATGACCCGGGGACGCATCAGACCACTCATCACAGCCCTCCACCAGATCATAGATCAATATTTAACATAAAAATATAACTCATCCATTCATTATTCACATTATACATGTGTAGACCATAAGGGGTCAAGAGGCATCAGTACGCGGCCTGGTGCCCAGCACCTCACCAAGCGTCTGGGTGACACATTGGTGACCAAGGTTGGTAATACTGCTGTTGTGATGATTGACCAAGATGGTGGGAGGCGATGGCTCGGTGTGTCCCCCGTCGTGGGAGGCGATGGCTCGGTGTGTCCCCCGTCGTGGGAGGTGATGGCTCGGTGTGTCCCCCGTCGTGGGAGGCGATGGCTCGGTGTGTCCCCCGTCGTGGGAGGCGATGGCTCGGTGTGTCCCCCGTCGTGGGAGGCGATGGGTCGGTGTGTCCCCCGTCGTGGGAGGCGATGGCTCGGTGTGTCCCCCGTCGTGGGAGGCGATGGCTCGGTGTGTCCCCCGTCGTGGGAGGCGATGGCTCGGTGTGTCCCCCGTCGTGGGAGGCGATGGCTCGGTGTGTCCCCCGTCGTGGGAGTAC
This is a stretch of genomic DNA from Procambarus clarkii isolate CNS0578487 chromosome 45, FALCON_Pclarkii_2.0, whole genome shotgun sequence. It encodes these proteins:
- the LOC138350402 gene encoding basic salivary proline-rich protein 1-like, which gives rise to MRSPVSLPDTWWTHAVTCVTARHVVDTCGHLCHCQTSTTGVDKEREGQDDHCSLPHLQEGVGASPTASPTSRRGSGRHLQPPPPPGGGRGVTYSLPHLQEGVGASPTTSPTSRRGSGRHLQPPPPPGGGRGVTYNLPHLQEGVGASPYKPPPPPGGGRGVTYNLPHLQEGVGASPTTSPTSRRGSGRHLQPPPPPGGGRGVTYNLPHLQEGVGASPTASPTSRRGSGRHLQPPPPPGGGRGVTYNLPHLQEGVGASPTTSPTSRRGSGRHLQPPPPPGGGRGVAYSLLHLQEGVRASPTTSPTSRRGSGRRLQPPPPPGGGRGVTYNLPHLQEGVGASPTTSPTSRRGSGRHLQPPPPPGGGRGVTYNLPHLQEGVGASPTTSPTSRRGSGRHLQPPPPPGGGRGVTYNLPHLQEGVGASPTTSPTSRRGSGVTYSLPHLQEGVGASPTTSPTSRRGSGRHLQPPPPPGGGRGVTYNLPHLQEGVGASPTTSPTSRRGSGRHPQPPPPPGGGRGVTYNLPHLQEGVGVSPTASPTSRRGSGRHPQPPPPPGGGQGVACSLPLVLARHFLVTSLTFDLPDNTVPSSAPLHPTWSLM